From one Musa acuminata AAA Group cultivar baxijiao chromosome BXJ2-6, Cavendish_Baxijiao_AAA, whole genome shotgun sequence genomic stretch:
- the LOC135580890 gene encoding potassium channel KAT3-like isoform X1, producing the protein MLFSCTNYFQHFCSDGFQLGNGAYSPHSDLLPSLGATINNTIKLRKHIVSPYDPRYRLWEMFLILLVLYSAWICPFEFAFLRYLPSTIFLVDNIVNSFFAIDIVLTFFVAFIDHKSYLLVDDPKRIAIRYLSTWFMFDVCSTFPFQTISFFFNRHGNSLGFKLLSMLRLWRLHRVSSLFARLEKDIRLNYFWTRCTKLFSVTLFTVHCSGCFNYMIADRYPDPGRTWIGAVIPNFREDSLWSRYVTSIYWSITTLTTTGYGDLHAENTREMLFDIFYMFFNLGLTAYLIGNMTNLVVHGTSRTKSFRDTIHAASEFASRNKLPKHIGEQMLSHICLRFKTEELKQQETLDGLPKAIRSSIAECLFFPIVRRVYLFQEVSYNLIFQLVTEMQAEYFPPKEDVILQNEAPTDLYIVVSGTVEMRTHVDGVDKVHERVTAGEVFGEIGVLCHIPQPFTIRTIELAQILRLSRSVFFSTIRESKQDATIVMRNLFQKLRLHARLYPGVQQNDPGALLKEWFDIGPTNMNGNHAQDGVNNQVQNLHALEQMDGGNLLSEAENNKDISIVDELPIGQANPKVDHADQQTGFPTWGGHNKTNNIPLKQAEAVDKADSIRWRQKDKHEKYDNEGAFELLSSIGHRKSFLGEHELESVDMIASENGINFKSHGSRERNSWYHYPNINQMLITSYLQSGSHVSENNIMKLSSKRVTIQMYSQKENPARQPTAKMIKLPGTMEELLRIGVAGEKFVGHHPTKVINQEKAEIDDISVVRDGDHLYFLEI; encoded by the exons ATGCTATTCTCTTGCACAAACTACTTTCAGCACTTCTGCAGCGATGGCTTCCAATTGGGAAACGGGGCATACAGTCCACACAGTGATCTTTTGCCATCACTTGGGGCAACAATAAACAATACAATTAAGCTCAGGAAACACATTGTTTCGCCATATGATCCTCGTTACAG ATTGTGGGAGATGTTTCTGATACTCCTGGTTCTCTACTCAGCCTGGATCTGCCCATTTGAGTTTGCATTTCTAAGATACCTGCCAAGCACAATCTTTCTTGTGGACAACATAGTCAATAGTTTTTTTGCAATTGACATTGTACTTACCTTCTTTGTTGCTTTCATCGACCACAAATCCTATCTCCTTGTTGATGATCCAAAAAGAATAGCGATCAG GTACCTGTCCACATGGTTCATGTTTGATGTATGTTCGACATTTCCCTTTCAAACAATCAGCTTCTTCTTCAATAGACATGGTAATAGCCTTGGCTTTAAACTTCTAAGTATGCTTAGGCTGTGGCGGCTGCATCGTGTCAGTTCCCTGTTTGCTAG ACTTGAGAAGGATATTCGGTTGAATTATTTCTGGACACGGTGCACAAAGCTTTTCTCT GTGACTCTTTTCACGGTTCACTGTTCTGGATGCTTTAACTATATGATTGCCGATAGATACCCTGACCCAGGAAGAACCTGGATCGGTGCAGTGATACCAAACTTCAGGGAAGATAGCCTGTGGAGCAGATATGTAACATCGATATACTGGTCAATTACAACACTAACAACTACGGGTTATGGTGATTTGCATGCTGAAAACACAAGAGAAATGCTATTTGATATTTTCTACATGTTCTTCAATCTGGGTTTGACAGCTTACCTCATTGGAAATATGACGAACCTTGTTGTCCATGGGACAAGTCGCACAAAAAGCTTT AGGGACACCATTCACGCTGCTTCTGAATTTGCATCAAGAAATAAGCTACCAAAACACATAGGGGAACAGATGCTATCTCACATATGCTTAAGATTCAAGACAGAGGAACTCAAACAGCAAGAGACTCTTGATGGTCTCCCAAAGGCCATTCGCTCAAGCATAGCTGAATGTCTATTCTTTCCCATTGTTCGAAGAGTATATCTTTTCCAGGAGGTCTCCTACAATCTCATTTTTCAACTG GTGACAGAAATGCAAGCGGAGTATTTTCCACCAAAAGAAGATGTGATACTTCAGAATGAAGCCCCAACAGATCTATATATAGTAGTATCGGGAACAGTG GAGATGAGAACACATGTGGATGGGGTTGACAAG GTTCATGAGAGGGTAACTGCAGGGGAAGTATTTGGGGAGATAGGAGTTCTCTGTCACATACCACAGCCATTCACCATAAGAACCATTGAACTTGCACAAATTCTCAGGCTGAGCAGGTCTGTATTTTTCAGCACTATTCGAGAAAGCAAACAGGATGCAACTATTGTCATGAGAAATCTTTTCCAG AAGTTAAGGCTACATGCAAGGTTATATCCCGGAGTACAGCAAAATGACCCAGGAGCACTCCTCAAAGAATGGTTTGACATAGGACCAACGAACATGAACGGGAACCATGCTCAAGATGGAGTTAATAATCAAGTTCAGAACCTACATGCACTAGAACAGATGGATGGAGGAAACTTGCTATCTGAGGCAGAAAATAACAAGGATATCAGCATTGTTGATGAACTTCCAATTGGTCAGGCCAATCCAAAAGTAGACCATGCTGATCAACAAACTGGGTTCCCTACATGGGGAGGACACAACAAAACCAACAACATTCCACTCAAACAAGCAGAAGCAGTTGACAAAGCTGATAGTATCAGGTGGAGACAAAAAGACAAACATGAGAAATATGACAATGAGGGTGCATTTGAGCTTTTATCAAGTATTGGACACAGGAAAAGCTtccttggagaacatgaactagAATCTGTTGACATGATAGCATCTGAAAATGGAATTAACTTTAAGAGCCATGGCAGCAGGGAAAGGAATTCCTGGTATCATTATCCAAATATTAATCAAATGTTGATAACTTCTTATTTACAAAGTGGCAGCCATGTTTCAGAGAACAATATCATGAAACTATCTAGCAAAAGAGTGACCATTCAAATGTACTCTCAAAAGGAAAATCCAGCAAGACAGCCAACTGCAAAGATGATAAAATTACCTGGCACAATGGAGGAGCTCCTAAGAATTGGTG TTGCAGGTGAGAAGTTTGTGGGACATCATCCTACAAAAGTGATCAACCAAGAGAAAGCAGAAATTGATGATATTAGTGTAGTTCGTGATGGGGATCATTTATATTTCCTAGAGATTTAG
- the LOC135580890 gene encoding potassium channel KAT3-like isoform X2, whose amino-acid sequence MLFSCTNYFQHFCSDGFQLGNGAYSPHSDLLPSLGATINNTIKLRKHIVSPYDPRYRLWEMFLILLVLYSAWICPFEFAFLRYLPSTIFLVDNIVNSFFAIDIVLTFFVAFIDHKSYLLVDDPKRIAIRYLSTWFMFDVCSTFPFQTISFFFNRHGNSLGFKLLSMLRLWRLHRVSSLFARLEKDIRLNYFWTRCTKLFSVTLFTVHCSGCFNYMIADRYPDPGRTWIGAVIPNFREDSLWSRYVTSIYWSITTLTTTGYGDLHAENTREMLFDIFYMFFNLGLTAYLIGNMTNLVVHGTSRTKSFRDTIHAASEFASRNKLPKHIGEQMLSHICLRFKTEELKQQETLDGLPKAIRSSIAECLFFPIVRRVYLFQEVSYNLIFQLVTEMQAEYFPPKEDVILQNEAPTDLYIVVSGTVEMRTHVDGVDKVHERVTAGEVFGEIGVLCHIPQPFTIRTIELAQILRLSRSVFFSTIRESKQDATIVMRNLFQKLRLHARLYPGVQQNDPGALLKEWFDIGPTNMNGNHAQDGVNNQVQNLHALEQMDGGNLLSEAENNKDISIVDELPIGQANPKVDHADQQTGFPTWGGHNKTNNIPLKQAEAVDKADSIRWRQKDKHEKYDNEGAFELLSSIGHRKSFLGEHELESVDMIASENGINFKSHGSRERNSWYHYPNINQMLITSYLQSGSHVSENNIMKLSSKRVTIQMYSQKENPARQPTAKMIKLPGTMEELLRIGGEKFVGHHPTKVINQEKAEIDDISVVRDGDHLYFLEI is encoded by the exons ATGCTATTCTCTTGCACAAACTACTTTCAGCACTTCTGCAGCGATGGCTTCCAATTGGGAAACGGGGCATACAGTCCACACAGTGATCTTTTGCCATCACTTGGGGCAACAATAAACAATACAATTAAGCTCAGGAAACACATTGTTTCGCCATATGATCCTCGTTACAG ATTGTGGGAGATGTTTCTGATACTCCTGGTTCTCTACTCAGCCTGGATCTGCCCATTTGAGTTTGCATTTCTAAGATACCTGCCAAGCACAATCTTTCTTGTGGACAACATAGTCAATAGTTTTTTTGCAATTGACATTGTACTTACCTTCTTTGTTGCTTTCATCGACCACAAATCCTATCTCCTTGTTGATGATCCAAAAAGAATAGCGATCAG GTACCTGTCCACATGGTTCATGTTTGATGTATGTTCGACATTTCCCTTTCAAACAATCAGCTTCTTCTTCAATAGACATGGTAATAGCCTTGGCTTTAAACTTCTAAGTATGCTTAGGCTGTGGCGGCTGCATCGTGTCAGTTCCCTGTTTGCTAG ACTTGAGAAGGATATTCGGTTGAATTATTTCTGGACACGGTGCACAAAGCTTTTCTCT GTGACTCTTTTCACGGTTCACTGTTCTGGATGCTTTAACTATATGATTGCCGATAGATACCCTGACCCAGGAAGAACCTGGATCGGTGCAGTGATACCAAACTTCAGGGAAGATAGCCTGTGGAGCAGATATGTAACATCGATATACTGGTCAATTACAACACTAACAACTACGGGTTATGGTGATTTGCATGCTGAAAACACAAGAGAAATGCTATTTGATATTTTCTACATGTTCTTCAATCTGGGTTTGACAGCTTACCTCATTGGAAATATGACGAACCTTGTTGTCCATGGGACAAGTCGCACAAAAAGCTTT AGGGACACCATTCACGCTGCTTCTGAATTTGCATCAAGAAATAAGCTACCAAAACACATAGGGGAACAGATGCTATCTCACATATGCTTAAGATTCAAGACAGAGGAACTCAAACAGCAAGAGACTCTTGATGGTCTCCCAAAGGCCATTCGCTCAAGCATAGCTGAATGTCTATTCTTTCCCATTGTTCGAAGAGTATATCTTTTCCAGGAGGTCTCCTACAATCTCATTTTTCAACTG GTGACAGAAATGCAAGCGGAGTATTTTCCACCAAAAGAAGATGTGATACTTCAGAATGAAGCCCCAACAGATCTATATATAGTAGTATCGGGAACAGTG GAGATGAGAACACATGTGGATGGGGTTGACAAG GTTCATGAGAGGGTAACTGCAGGGGAAGTATTTGGGGAGATAGGAGTTCTCTGTCACATACCACAGCCATTCACCATAAGAACCATTGAACTTGCACAAATTCTCAGGCTGAGCAGGTCTGTATTTTTCAGCACTATTCGAGAAAGCAAACAGGATGCAACTATTGTCATGAGAAATCTTTTCCAG AAGTTAAGGCTACATGCAAGGTTATATCCCGGAGTACAGCAAAATGACCCAGGAGCACTCCTCAAAGAATGGTTTGACATAGGACCAACGAACATGAACGGGAACCATGCTCAAGATGGAGTTAATAATCAAGTTCAGAACCTACATGCACTAGAACAGATGGATGGAGGAAACTTGCTATCTGAGGCAGAAAATAACAAGGATATCAGCATTGTTGATGAACTTCCAATTGGTCAGGCCAATCCAAAAGTAGACCATGCTGATCAACAAACTGGGTTCCCTACATGGGGAGGACACAACAAAACCAACAACATTCCACTCAAACAAGCAGAAGCAGTTGACAAAGCTGATAGTATCAGGTGGAGACAAAAAGACAAACATGAGAAATATGACAATGAGGGTGCATTTGAGCTTTTATCAAGTATTGGACACAGGAAAAGCTtccttggagaacatgaactagAATCTGTTGACATGATAGCATCTGAAAATGGAATTAACTTTAAGAGCCATGGCAGCAGGGAAAGGAATTCCTGGTATCATTATCCAAATATTAATCAAATGTTGATAACTTCTTATTTACAAAGTGGCAGCCATGTTTCAGAGAACAATATCATGAAACTATCTAGCAAAAGAGTGACCATTCAAATGTACTCTCAAAAGGAAAATCCAGCAAGACAGCCAACTGCAAAGATGATAAAATTACCTGGCACAATGGAGGAGCTCCTAAGAATTGGTG GTGAGAAGTTTGTGGGACATCATCCTACAAAAGTGATCAACCAAGAGAAAGCAGAAATTGATGATATTAGTGTAGTTCGTGATGGGGATCATTTATATTTCCTAGAGATTTAG
- the LOC135580890 gene encoding potassium channel KAT3-like isoform X3 — MLFSCTNYFQHFCSDGFQLGNGAYSPHSDLLPSLGATINNTIKLRKHIVSPYDPRYRLWEMFLILLVLYSAWICPFEFAFLRYLPSTIFLVDNIVNSFFAIDIVLTFFVAFIDHKSYLLVDDPKRIAIRYLSTWFMFDVCSTFPFQTISFFFNRHGNSLGFKLLSMLRLWRLHRVSSLFARLEKDIRLNYFWTRCTKLFSVSFLFSVLPQTTPQVLSTITFCTTVIPNFREDSLWSRYVTSIYWSITTLTTTGYGDLHAENTREMLFDIFYMFFNLGLTAYLIGNMTNLVVHGTSRTKSFRDTIHAASEFASRNKLPKHIGEQMLSHICLRFKTEELKQQETLDGLPKAIRSSIAECLFFPIVRRVYLFQEVSYNLIFQLVTEMQAEYFPPKEDVILQNEAPTDLYIVVSGTVEMRTHVDGVDKVHERVTAGEVFGEIGVLCHIPQPFTIRTIELAQILRLSRSVFFSTIRESKQDATIVMRNLFQKLRLHARLYPGVQQNDPGALLKEWFDIGPTNMNGNHAQDGVNNQVQNLHALEQMDGGNLLSEAENNKDISIVDELPIGQANPKVDHADQQTGFPTWGGHNKTNNIPLKQAEAVDKADSIRWRQKDKHEKYDNEGAFELLSSIGHRKSFLGEHELESVDMIASENGINFKSHGSRERNSWYHYPNINQMLITSYLQSGSHVSENNIMKLSSKRVTIQMYSQKENPARQPTAKMIKLPGTMEELLRIGVAGEKFVGHHPTKVINQEKAEIDDISVVRDGDHLYFLEI; from the exons ATGCTATTCTCTTGCACAAACTACTTTCAGCACTTCTGCAGCGATGGCTTCCAATTGGGAAACGGGGCATACAGTCCACACAGTGATCTTTTGCCATCACTTGGGGCAACAATAAACAATACAATTAAGCTCAGGAAACACATTGTTTCGCCATATGATCCTCGTTACAG ATTGTGGGAGATGTTTCTGATACTCCTGGTTCTCTACTCAGCCTGGATCTGCCCATTTGAGTTTGCATTTCTAAGATACCTGCCAAGCACAATCTTTCTTGTGGACAACATAGTCAATAGTTTTTTTGCAATTGACATTGTACTTACCTTCTTTGTTGCTTTCATCGACCACAAATCCTATCTCCTTGTTGATGATCCAAAAAGAATAGCGATCAG GTACCTGTCCACATGGTTCATGTTTGATGTATGTTCGACATTTCCCTTTCAAACAATCAGCTTCTTCTTCAATAGACATGGTAATAGCCTTGGCTTTAAACTTCTAAGTATGCTTAGGCTGTGGCGGCTGCATCGTGTCAGTTCCCTGTTTGCTAG ACTTGAGAAGGATATTCGGTTGAATTATTTCTGGACACGGTGCACAAAGCTTTTCTCTGTAAGCTTCTTATTCAGTGTGTTGCCTCAAACAACTCCACAAGTTCTCAGTACAATAACTTTTTGTACTACAG TGATACCAAACTTCAGGGAAGATAGCCTGTGGAGCAGATATGTAACATCGATATACTGGTCAATTACAACACTAACAACTACGGGTTATGGTGATTTGCATGCTGAAAACACAAGAGAAATGCTATTTGATATTTTCTACATGTTCTTCAATCTGGGTTTGACAGCTTACCTCATTGGAAATATGACGAACCTTGTTGTCCATGGGACAAGTCGCACAAAAAGCTTT AGGGACACCATTCACGCTGCTTCTGAATTTGCATCAAGAAATAAGCTACCAAAACACATAGGGGAACAGATGCTATCTCACATATGCTTAAGATTCAAGACAGAGGAACTCAAACAGCAAGAGACTCTTGATGGTCTCCCAAAGGCCATTCGCTCAAGCATAGCTGAATGTCTATTCTTTCCCATTGTTCGAAGAGTATATCTTTTCCAGGAGGTCTCCTACAATCTCATTTTTCAACTG GTGACAGAAATGCAAGCGGAGTATTTTCCACCAAAAGAAGATGTGATACTTCAGAATGAAGCCCCAACAGATCTATATATAGTAGTATCGGGAACAGTG GAGATGAGAACACATGTGGATGGGGTTGACAAG GTTCATGAGAGGGTAACTGCAGGGGAAGTATTTGGGGAGATAGGAGTTCTCTGTCACATACCACAGCCATTCACCATAAGAACCATTGAACTTGCACAAATTCTCAGGCTGAGCAGGTCTGTATTTTTCAGCACTATTCGAGAAAGCAAACAGGATGCAACTATTGTCATGAGAAATCTTTTCCAG AAGTTAAGGCTACATGCAAGGTTATATCCCGGAGTACAGCAAAATGACCCAGGAGCACTCCTCAAAGAATGGTTTGACATAGGACCAACGAACATGAACGGGAACCATGCTCAAGATGGAGTTAATAATCAAGTTCAGAACCTACATGCACTAGAACAGATGGATGGAGGAAACTTGCTATCTGAGGCAGAAAATAACAAGGATATCAGCATTGTTGATGAACTTCCAATTGGTCAGGCCAATCCAAAAGTAGACCATGCTGATCAACAAACTGGGTTCCCTACATGGGGAGGACACAACAAAACCAACAACATTCCACTCAAACAAGCAGAAGCAGTTGACAAAGCTGATAGTATCAGGTGGAGACAAAAAGACAAACATGAGAAATATGACAATGAGGGTGCATTTGAGCTTTTATCAAGTATTGGACACAGGAAAAGCTtccttggagaacatgaactagAATCTGTTGACATGATAGCATCTGAAAATGGAATTAACTTTAAGAGCCATGGCAGCAGGGAAAGGAATTCCTGGTATCATTATCCAAATATTAATCAAATGTTGATAACTTCTTATTTACAAAGTGGCAGCCATGTTTCAGAGAACAATATCATGAAACTATCTAGCAAAAGAGTGACCATTCAAATGTACTCTCAAAAGGAAAATCCAGCAAGACAGCCAACTGCAAAGATGATAAAATTACCTGGCACAATGGAGGAGCTCCTAAGAATTGGTG TTGCAGGTGAGAAGTTTGTGGGACATCATCCTACAAAAGTGATCAACCAAGAGAAAGCAGAAATTGATGATATTAGTGTAGTTCGTGATGGGGATCATTTATATTTCCTAGAGATTTAG